The following proteins are encoded in a genomic region of Hippocampus zosterae strain Florida chromosome 2, ASM2543408v3, whole genome shotgun sequence:
- the stradb gene encoding STE20-related kinase adapter protein beta isoform X1: MSFLDCSCISHTQVQPMDIEECYEDTGQHRSGSGSTPPHPTVGCGDGNVAPLSAEPAHYQFLLELGWGFNNLSQVRMARHTPTGQLVAIKQTNLDECTEEELLQLLNEVFLSRRVRHPNLLTFRLVFSSCCQLWVLTPLMAYGSAHFLMRTYFPDGMSESLIAYLLYGVLQALDYLHCMGYVHRGVKASHILLSEEGRVYLSGLHGVYSMMREGKRMRAVFDMPHHSPALLPWLSPELLQQDLHGYGVKSDIYSLGIAACELVSGRVPFQDMAPTQTLLLKLRGLHRCLTDTAFFPLGELGALKVSRSGVDSGMGESATHSTGAPPPATEGPRSPGPKNQSATLHNLVQLCLQQQPERRPTASALMSHAFFKQVKRHTRDSFLSLVYPAVPLSSSEVALLSSYPPSPNCHSPTAVTAGCVEPSWDFS, encoded by the exons ATGTCTTTCTTG GACTGCTCCTGCATCTCCCACACTCAGGTCCAGCCCATGGACATAGAGGAGTGCTACGAGGACACCGGTCAGCATCGCTCG GGCTCCGGGAGCACCCCTCCACACCCGACGGTGGGATGCGGCGACGGCAACGTGGCGCCATTGTCAGCAGAGCCTGCCCATTACCAGTTCCTCCTTGAGCTTG GGTGGGGTTTCAACAACCTGAGCCAGGTGCGCATGGCCCGTCACACTCCAACTGGGCAACTGGTGGCGATAAAACAAACCAACTTGGATGAGTGCACGGAGGAGGAGCTGCTACAGCTCCTG aatgAGGTTTTCCTGTCCAGGCGGGTCCGTCACCCAAACCTGCTGACGTTCCGACTGGTCTTCAGCTCTTGCTGCCAGCTGTGGGTCCTTACGCCGCTCATGGCCTACG GCTCTGCACACTTTCTCATGAGAACGTATTTCCCTGATGGAATGAGCGAGTCCTTAATAGCGTACCTCCTCTATGGCGTCTTGCAAGCGTTGGACTATCTGCACTGCATGGGCTACGTTCACAG GGGTGTGAAGGCCAGTCACATCCTCTTGTCAGAAGAAGGCCGCGTCTACCTGTCGGGGCTGCACGGCGTTTACAGTATGATGCGTGAAGGGAAGAGGATGAGGGCGGTGTTCGACATGCCCCACCACAGTCCCGCCCTGCTGCCCTGGTTGAGCCCCGAACTACTGCAGCAG GATCTCCACGGTTATGGAGTCAAGTCTGATATCTACAGTTTGGGTATTGCCGCCTGCGAGCTGGTGAGCGGCAGGGTGCCCTTCCAGGACATGGCACCCACTCAG ACTCTGCTCCTGAAGCTGCGCGGTTTGCACCGTTGCCTGACCGACACGGCTTTCTTCCCACTCGGCGAGCTGGGGGCACTGAAGGTGTCCCGTTCCGGGGTGGACTCCGGCATGGGAGAGAGCGCGACTCACAGTACCGGCGCTCCTCCACCCGCCACGGAAGGACCTCGGAGTCCCGGACCCAAAAACCAATCTGCCACCTTGCACAATTTGGTGCAACTGTGTCTGCAGCAGCAGCCCGAGCGCAG ACCGACGGCCTCTGCCCTCATGAGCCACGCCTTCTTCAAACAG GTGAAGAGGCACACCAGAGACTCCTTCCTCAGCCTTGTGTACCCAGCGGTGCCGCTCAGTAGCTCCGAGGTGGCGCTATTATCAtcgtaccccccgagccccaaCTGCCACTCTCCAACGGCAGTCACGGCGGGTTGTGTCGAGCCGTCCTGGGATTTCTCCTAA
- the stradb gene encoding STE20-related kinase adapter protein beta isoform X2 — MSFLDCSCISHTQVQPMDIEECYEDTGQHRSGSGSTPPHPTVGCGDGNVAPLSAEPAHYQFLLELGWGFNNLSQVRMARHTPTGQLVAIKQTNLDECTEEELLQLLNEVFLSRRVRHPNLLTFRLVFSSCCQLWVLTPLMAYGSAHFLMRTYFPDGMSESLIAYLLYGVLQALDYLHCMGYVHRGVKASHILLSEEGRVYLSGLHGVYSMMREGKRMRAVFDMPHHSPALLPWLSPELLQQTLLLKLRGLHRCLTDTAFFPLGELGALKVSRSGVDSGMGESATHSTGAPPPATEGPRSPGPKNQSATLHNLVQLCLQQQPERRPTASALMSHAFFKQVKRHTRDSFLSLVYPAVPLSSSEVALLSSYPPSPNCHSPTAVTAGCVEPSWDFS, encoded by the exons ATGTCTTTCTTG GACTGCTCCTGCATCTCCCACACTCAGGTCCAGCCCATGGACATAGAGGAGTGCTACGAGGACACCGGTCAGCATCGCTCG GGCTCCGGGAGCACCCCTCCACACCCGACGGTGGGATGCGGCGACGGCAACGTGGCGCCATTGTCAGCAGAGCCTGCCCATTACCAGTTCCTCCTTGAGCTTG GGTGGGGTTTCAACAACCTGAGCCAGGTGCGCATGGCCCGTCACACTCCAACTGGGCAACTGGTGGCGATAAAACAAACCAACTTGGATGAGTGCACGGAGGAGGAGCTGCTACAGCTCCTG aatgAGGTTTTCCTGTCCAGGCGGGTCCGTCACCCAAACCTGCTGACGTTCCGACTGGTCTTCAGCTCTTGCTGCCAGCTGTGGGTCCTTACGCCGCTCATGGCCTACG GCTCTGCACACTTTCTCATGAGAACGTATTTCCCTGATGGAATGAGCGAGTCCTTAATAGCGTACCTCCTCTATGGCGTCTTGCAAGCGTTGGACTATCTGCACTGCATGGGCTACGTTCACAG GGGTGTGAAGGCCAGTCACATCCTCTTGTCAGAAGAAGGCCGCGTCTACCTGTCGGGGCTGCACGGCGTTTACAGTATGATGCGTGAAGGGAAGAGGATGAGGGCGGTGTTCGACATGCCCCACCACAGTCCCGCCCTGCTGCCCTGGTTGAGCCCCGAACTACTGCAGCAG ACTCTGCTCCTGAAGCTGCGCGGTTTGCACCGTTGCCTGACCGACACGGCTTTCTTCCCACTCGGCGAGCTGGGGGCACTGAAGGTGTCCCGTTCCGGGGTGGACTCCGGCATGGGAGAGAGCGCGACTCACAGTACCGGCGCTCCTCCACCCGCCACGGAAGGACCTCGGAGTCCCGGACCCAAAAACCAATCTGCCACCTTGCACAATTTGGTGCAACTGTGTCTGCAGCAGCAGCCCGAGCGCAG ACCGACGGCCTCTGCCCTCATGAGCCACGCCTTCTTCAAACAG GTGAAGAGGCACACCAGAGACTCCTTCCTCAGCCTTGTGTACCCAGCGGTGCCGCTCAGTAGCTCCGAGGTGGCGCTATTATCAtcgtaccccccgagccccaaCTGCCACTCTCCAACGGCAGTCACGGCGGGTTGTGTCGAGCCGTCCTGGGATTTCTCCTAA
- the trak2 gene encoding trafficking kinesin-binding protein 2 isoform X1, whose amino-acid sequence MFEVKPRAVEKKESSTETDEGLGSSSRHYGSGSVGSASVESGSFYLSDSQDWVVSPSCSPDEGPAQRTAISPMLAEETFRYTAYLSLDHPSHTYSASHNLSKVLSSDRMEQMSKTYNDIEVVTHLLAERDRDLELAARIGQSLLQRNHLLQERNEAVEEQLAQTLDQVHQLQHELSKKDELLRMVANASEECDGDSSGSTPPTQPPLAGGTAAALGQLESMQCKLQELEEENLALRSEACQLKRDTITYEEKEQKLVSDCVKELRQSNTQMVSMTNELSQKNEELVRHQEEIAQLLSQIVELQHRVKELALEKEELRIHLQASKEAQRQLTAELNELAERNAECVEMLHESQEEIRELRNKNASPSGMRRHLSYGLYPMDSLAAEIEGTMRRELCADEETAVQDQRICQKRVFQTVRSVNASTSRPHSATPPIPGSGRNSLVMTAQPFPSSHGDEVPQDRPGFPGGNDLTKALHRLSLRRQNFLSEHQFFKAEREKKLQSLAGAEAHDVGSGCGSPMGSAFSSFSNLSEYSIGSGVFKTFLPEKLQIVKPMEGSLTLHHWQQLAKPHLATILDPHPGVVTKGFRPLAQEAVYRLNDMEEDEEDEARRQREAGVLEKGAAERGKEEDEEEVGIVFNVRCSSTPEQKKDGKLSDAPLPVAPRSPSRPLSAAAAGAGPSSHPAPNVSVQSSTSISVPNPVKCQSSTFSTYTFTTCRILHPCDVTQVTQSSQSSANGNTPSSMRTGPSTPLTPCRLSLGDTFPARRPLVATGGLAKLVLERGISAQVSAETPPLGARPTPPQPLLRLLPGTPPNSPSHSPGSECRQHSADNFLASRPAELFLRDVYGLNLGRSPHPDLPSPSRENSARAPPPDPLNVGLLERLRQMGLTKPPQASATFVSAGGGSLLDGLRRNHSLPAMIGARAGKPAGRPSPPPPPTSLALPPPPWGNLKQRCTKGTSNTLPRSGES is encoded by the exons ATGTTTGAAGTCAAACCGCGAGCCGTGGAGAAGAAGGAGTCCAGCACAGAGACTG ATGAGGGCCTGGGGAGCAGCAGCAGGCACTACGGCTCCGGCTCAGTGGGTTCTGCTTCGGTGGAATCGGGCTCGTTCTACTTATCAGACAGCCAGGACTGGGTGGTTTCCCCGAGCTGCTCCCCCGATGAGGGTCCTGCCCAGCGCACCGCCATCTCCCCCATGCTGGCAGAGGAGACTTTCCGCTACACGG CCTACCTCTCTTTGGACCACCCCTCTCATACCTACTCTGCTTCCCACAACCTGTCCAAAG TCCTCAGTTCCGATCGTATGGAGCAGATGAGCAAGACGTACAATGACATCGAAGTGGTCACACACCTTCTGGCCGAG CGTGACAGAGACCTGGAGCTGGCGGCTCGGATCGGACAGTCGCTTCTGCAGAGGAACCACCTGCTGCAAGAGCGCAACGAGGCTGTGGAGGAGCAGCTGGCGCAGACCCTGGACCAG GTTCACCAGCTGCAGCACGAGCTCAGTAAGAAGGATGAGTTGCTGCGCATGGTGGCCAACGCCTCCGAGGAGTGTGACGGAGACTCCAGTGGATCAACCCCACCGACGCAGCCGCCGTTAGCCGGCGGAACCGCCGCCGCACTCGGCCAGCTGGAGTCGATGCAGTGTAAGctgcaggagctggaggaggagaactTGGCCCTGAGGTCTGag GCCTGCCAGCTGAAGAGGGACACCATCACCTATGAGGAGAAGGAACAGAAACTTGTGAGCGACTGTGTCAAGGAGCTCC gtcagtccaacactcagatGGTGTCGATGACAAATGAACTGTCCCAGAAGAACGAGGAGCTGGTCAGACACCAGGAGGAAATCGCTCAGTTGCTGTCGCAAATTGTAGAGCTGCAGCATCGGGTCAAGGAG CTCGCCTTGGAGAAAGAAGAGCTGAGGATCCACCTGCAGGCTTCCAAAGAGGCCCAGAGACAACTCACAGCGGAG TTGAACGAGCTGGCCGAAAGGAACGCCGAGTGCGTCGAAATGCTCCACGAGTCGCAGGAGGAGATCAGGGAGCTCCGCAACAAAAACGCTTCCCCGTCTGGCATGCGACGGCATCTCTCCTATGGCCTCTACCCCATg GATTCGCTGGCGGCAGAGATTGAAGGCACCATGAGGAGAGAGCTGTGTGCTGACGAAGAGACCGCAGTCCAGGACCAAAG GATTTGCCAGAAGAGAGTCTTCCAGACGGTGCGCTCCGTCAACGCCTCAACATCCCGGCCCCATTCGGCAACCCCGCCGATTCCCGGTTCTGGACGGAACTCTCTGGTGATGACGGCGCAGCCCTTCCCTTCTTCTCATGG AGATGAAGTGCCACAGGACCGGCCCGGTTTCCCGGGTGGGAACGACCTGACCAAAGCGCTGCATCGCCTGTCGTTACGGCGGCAGAACTTCTTGTCGGAGCACCAGTTCTTCAAGGCGGAGCGAGAGAAAAAGCTGCAGAGCCTCGCCGGGGCCGAGGCTCATGACGTGGGAAGCGGTTGCGGCTCGCCCATGGGCAGCGcgttctcctccttttccaattTGTCAGAATACTCCATCGGCTCCGGCGTCTTCAAGACTTTCCTGCCGGAGAAGCTTCAGATCGTCAAGCCCATGGAAG gctccCTGACGCTACATCACTGGCAGCAGCTTGCCAAACCCCACCTGGCCACCATCCTGGACCCGCACCCCGGCGTCGTCACCAAGGGATTCCGGCCGCTCGCCCAGGAGGCCGTTTACCGGCTGAACGAcatggaggaagatgaggaggatgaagcgCGCCGACAGAGGGAGGCCGGCGTCTTGGAGAAAGGCGCGGCCGAGAGAGGCaaagaggaagacgaggaggaagTTGGCATTGTCTTCAACGTGCGCTGCTCGTCGACGCCTGaacaaaagaaagacggaaagctgtCGGACGCTCCTCTTCCTGTTGCGCCTCGCTCGCCAtcccggccgctctccgccgccgccgccggtgcCGGGCCATCGTCTCATCCTGCTCCAAATGTTTCAGTCCAGTCGAGCACATCGATCTCAG TCCCAAATCCCGTCAAGTGTCAGAGCTCCACCTTCTCCACCTACACGTTCACCACCTGCCGCATTTTGCACCCATGTGATGTCACGCAAGTCACCCAAAG TTCACAGTCATCTGCCAATGGCAACACGCCGAGCTCCATGAGGACGGGACCCAGCACCCCTCTGACTCCCTGCCGACTCAGCCTGGGCGACACCTTTCCCGCCCGGCGCCCCCTAGTGGCCACCGGCGGGTTGGCCAAGCTGGTCCTGGAGAGAGGCATTTCTGCACAGGTCTCCGCGGAAACCCCCCCGTTGGGCGCAAGGCCCACGCCCCCGCAGCCCCTCCTCCGCCTTCTCCCGGGCACGCCCCCCAACTCGCCCTCGCACTCGCCCGGCTCCGAGTGCCGTCAGCACTCGGCGGACAATTTTCTGGCCTCGAGGCCGGCCGAGTTGTTCCTGCGAGACGTTTACGGCTTGAACCTGGGCCGCTCGCCGCACCCAGACCTACCCAGCCCCTCCCGGGAGAACTCGGCCCGCGCGCCGCCCCCGGACCCTCTAAACGTGGGCCTTTTGGAGCGGCTCCGTCAGATGGGATTGACCAAGCCCCCCCAGGCGTCCGCCACCTTCGTGTCGGCGGGCGGCGGGAGCCTGCTGGACGGTCTGAGGCGCAACCACAGCCTTCCGGCCATGATCGGCGCCCGGGCGGGAAAGCCGGCGGGTCGGCCCtcgcctccccctccccccacctccctgGCGCTCCCCCCACCGCCTTGGGGCAACCTCAAGCAAAGATGCACAAAAGGCACATCAAACACCCTGCCGCGTTCGGGGGAATCCTAA
- the trak2 gene encoding trafficking kinesin-binding protein 2 isoform X2: MEQMSKTYNDIEVVTHLLAERDRDLELAARIGQSLLQRNHLLQERNEAVEEQLAQTLDQVHQLQHELSKKDELLRMVANASEECDGDSSGSTPPTQPPLAGGTAAALGQLESMQCKLQELEEENLALRSEACQLKRDTITYEEKEQKLVSDCVKELRQSNTQMVSMTNELSQKNEELVRHQEEIAQLLSQIVELQHRVKELALEKEELRIHLQASKEAQRQLTAELNELAERNAECVEMLHESQEEIRELRNKNASPSGMRRHLSYGLYPMDSLAAEIEGTMRRELCADEETAVQDQRICQKRVFQTVRSVNASTSRPHSATPPIPGSGRNSLVMTAQPFPSSHGDEVPQDRPGFPGGNDLTKALHRLSLRRQNFLSEHQFFKAEREKKLQSLAGAEAHDVGSGCGSPMGSAFSSFSNLSEYSIGSGVFKTFLPEKLQIVKPMEGSLTLHHWQQLAKPHLATILDPHPGVVTKGFRPLAQEAVYRLNDMEEDEEDEARRQREAGVLEKGAAERGKEEDEEEVGIVFNVRCSSTPEQKKDGKLSDAPLPVAPRSPSRPLSAAAAGAGPSSHPAPNVSVQSSTSISVPNPVKCQSSTFSTYTFTTCRILHPCDVTQVTQSSQSSANGNTPSSMRTGPSTPLTPCRLSLGDTFPARRPLVATGGLAKLVLERGISAQVSAETPPLGARPTPPQPLLRLLPGTPPNSPSHSPGSECRQHSADNFLASRPAELFLRDVYGLNLGRSPHPDLPSPSRENSARAPPPDPLNVGLLERLRQMGLTKPPQASATFVSAGGGSLLDGLRRNHSLPAMIGARAGKPAGRPSPPPPPTSLALPPPPWGNLKQRCTKGTSNTLPRSGES, translated from the exons ATGGAGCAGATGAGCAAGACGTACAATGACATCGAAGTGGTCACACACCTTCTGGCCGAG CGTGACAGAGACCTGGAGCTGGCGGCTCGGATCGGACAGTCGCTTCTGCAGAGGAACCACCTGCTGCAAGAGCGCAACGAGGCTGTGGAGGAGCAGCTGGCGCAGACCCTGGACCAG GTTCACCAGCTGCAGCACGAGCTCAGTAAGAAGGATGAGTTGCTGCGCATGGTGGCCAACGCCTCCGAGGAGTGTGACGGAGACTCCAGTGGATCAACCCCACCGACGCAGCCGCCGTTAGCCGGCGGAACCGCCGCCGCACTCGGCCAGCTGGAGTCGATGCAGTGTAAGctgcaggagctggaggaggagaactTGGCCCTGAGGTCTGag GCCTGCCAGCTGAAGAGGGACACCATCACCTATGAGGAGAAGGAACAGAAACTTGTGAGCGACTGTGTCAAGGAGCTCC gtcagtccaacactcagatGGTGTCGATGACAAATGAACTGTCCCAGAAGAACGAGGAGCTGGTCAGACACCAGGAGGAAATCGCTCAGTTGCTGTCGCAAATTGTAGAGCTGCAGCATCGGGTCAAGGAG CTCGCCTTGGAGAAAGAAGAGCTGAGGATCCACCTGCAGGCTTCCAAAGAGGCCCAGAGACAACTCACAGCGGAG TTGAACGAGCTGGCCGAAAGGAACGCCGAGTGCGTCGAAATGCTCCACGAGTCGCAGGAGGAGATCAGGGAGCTCCGCAACAAAAACGCTTCCCCGTCTGGCATGCGACGGCATCTCTCCTATGGCCTCTACCCCATg GATTCGCTGGCGGCAGAGATTGAAGGCACCATGAGGAGAGAGCTGTGTGCTGACGAAGAGACCGCAGTCCAGGACCAAAG GATTTGCCAGAAGAGAGTCTTCCAGACGGTGCGCTCCGTCAACGCCTCAACATCCCGGCCCCATTCGGCAACCCCGCCGATTCCCGGTTCTGGACGGAACTCTCTGGTGATGACGGCGCAGCCCTTCCCTTCTTCTCATGG AGATGAAGTGCCACAGGACCGGCCCGGTTTCCCGGGTGGGAACGACCTGACCAAAGCGCTGCATCGCCTGTCGTTACGGCGGCAGAACTTCTTGTCGGAGCACCAGTTCTTCAAGGCGGAGCGAGAGAAAAAGCTGCAGAGCCTCGCCGGGGCCGAGGCTCATGACGTGGGAAGCGGTTGCGGCTCGCCCATGGGCAGCGcgttctcctccttttccaattTGTCAGAATACTCCATCGGCTCCGGCGTCTTCAAGACTTTCCTGCCGGAGAAGCTTCAGATCGTCAAGCCCATGGAAG gctccCTGACGCTACATCACTGGCAGCAGCTTGCCAAACCCCACCTGGCCACCATCCTGGACCCGCACCCCGGCGTCGTCACCAAGGGATTCCGGCCGCTCGCCCAGGAGGCCGTTTACCGGCTGAACGAcatggaggaagatgaggaggatgaagcgCGCCGACAGAGGGAGGCCGGCGTCTTGGAGAAAGGCGCGGCCGAGAGAGGCaaagaggaagacgaggaggaagTTGGCATTGTCTTCAACGTGCGCTGCTCGTCGACGCCTGaacaaaagaaagacggaaagctgtCGGACGCTCCTCTTCCTGTTGCGCCTCGCTCGCCAtcccggccgctctccgccgccgccgccggtgcCGGGCCATCGTCTCATCCTGCTCCAAATGTTTCAGTCCAGTCGAGCACATCGATCTCAG TCCCAAATCCCGTCAAGTGTCAGAGCTCCACCTTCTCCACCTACACGTTCACCACCTGCCGCATTTTGCACCCATGTGATGTCACGCAAGTCACCCAAAG TTCACAGTCATCTGCCAATGGCAACACGCCGAGCTCCATGAGGACGGGACCCAGCACCCCTCTGACTCCCTGCCGACTCAGCCTGGGCGACACCTTTCCCGCCCGGCGCCCCCTAGTGGCCACCGGCGGGTTGGCCAAGCTGGTCCTGGAGAGAGGCATTTCTGCACAGGTCTCCGCGGAAACCCCCCCGTTGGGCGCAAGGCCCACGCCCCCGCAGCCCCTCCTCCGCCTTCTCCCGGGCACGCCCCCCAACTCGCCCTCGCACTCGCCCGGCTCCGAGTGCCGTCAGCACTCGGCGGACAATTTTCTGGCCTCGAGGCCGGCCGAGTTGTTCCTGCGAGACGTTTACGGCTTGAACCTGGGCCGCTCGCCGCACCCAGACCTACCCAGCCCCTCCCGGGAGAACTCGGCCCGCGCGCCGCCCCCGGACCCTCTAAACGTGGGCCTTTTGGAGCGGCTCCGTCAGATGGGATTGACCAAGCCCCCCCAGGCGTCCGCCACCTTCGTGTCGGCGGGCGGCGGGAGCCTGCTGGACGGTCTGAGGCGCAACCACAGCCTTCCGGCCATGATCGGCGCCCGGGCGGGAAAGCCGGCGGGTCGGCCCtcgcctccccctccccccacctccctgGCGCTCCCCCCACCGCCTTGGGGCAACCTCAAGCAAAGATGCACAAAAGGCACATCAAACACCCTGCCGCGTTCGGGGGAATCCTAA